Proteins from one Coriobacteriia bacterium genomic window:
- a CDS encoding DUF111 family protein, whose amino-acid sequence MRIAHLDVAATGASGDKLLGALLDAGWPLERLRALVAGLRLDGVSVEAVRGQRGGVRGTTV is encoded by the coding sequence GTGAGGATCGCCCACCTCGACGTCGCGGCGACCGGCGCCTCCGGCGACAAGCTCCTCGGCGCGCTGCTCGACGCCGGGTGGCCGCTGGAGCGGCTGCGCGCGCTGGTGGCCGGCTTGCGGCTGGATGGCGTGTCGGTAGAGGCCGTCCGCGGTCAGCGCGGCGGCGTGCGAGGCACGACGGTA
- the larB gene encoding nickel pincer cofactor biosynthesis protein LarB, translating into MLEALAAGEVTVAEALARLERLPFGDIGHAKVDHHRELRCGFPEVVYCEGKTPEQVRAIAEELLAAGDVFLGTRAEPAHAEAVAEAAPDVRYDDAARLVVVDRRARRMQEGHVVVATGGTADLPVAEECAACCEVMGCRVTRLFDVGVAGVHRLLSAAELLRSARVVVAVAGMEGALPSVVAGLVPVPVIAVPTSVGYGASLGGLAALLAMLNSCAAGVGVVNIDNGFGAAALAARINLAPAGDARGEELSP; encoded by the coding sequence ATGCTGGAAGCGCTCGCCGCGGGCGAGGTCACCGTGGCCGAGGCGCTCGCACGCCTCGAGCGGCTCCCCTTCGGCGACATAGGTCATGCCAAGGTCGACCACCACCGCGAGCTGCGCTGCGGCTTCCCGGAGGTCGTGTACTGCGAGGGCAAGACGCCCGAACAGGTCCGCGCCATCGCCGAGGAGCTGCTGGCCGCCGGCGACGTCTTCCTCGGGACCCGCGCGGAGCCGGCGCACGCCGAGGCGGTCGCCGAGGCGGCGCCGGACGTCCGCTACGACGACGCGGCGCGTCTCGTCGTCGTCGATCGGCGAGCCAGGCGCATGCAGGAGGGCCACGTGGTCGTGGCCACCGGCGGGACCGCGGACCTGCCGGTGGCCGAAGAGTGCGCGGCGTGCTGCGAGGTGATGGGCTGCCGGGTCACCCGGCTGTTCGACGTCGGCGTCGCCGGCGTGCACCGCCTGCTCTCGGCCGCCGAGCTGCTGCGCTCCGCGAGGGTCGTGGTCGCCGTGGCCGGGATGGAGGGCGCGCTGCCCTCGGTCGTCGCGGGACTCGTGCCCGTGCCGGTGATAGCGGTGCCGACCTCGGTGGGGTACGGAGCCAGCCTCGGCGGCCTCGCCGCGCTGCTGGCCATGCTGAACAGCTGCGCCGCAGGCGTGGGGGTCGTCAACATCGACAACGGGTTCGGCGCGGCCGCGCTCGCCGCACGCATCAACCTGGCGCCCGCTGGGGACGCCCGCGGCGAGGAGCTCTCCCCGTGA